The sequence CATCTCGGCCGTGCTCGCGTCGACGGGGCGGCCCTGGAAATAGGCCTTACCGTAATCCTTAACGTACCAAGTCATCGGCCAATAGTCAGGCGACACGATCTCGATCTGGGCATCTTTGCCTTTGCCGCTCTTGTCGGCGTAGCGTGCGATCTCATTGATAAGATCGAGAAACTCGCGCCGCGTGTGGGCATAGACATATGGCATCTCGTCATTGTCGTATTTGACGAAATTGAGCTGATAGGTCTGGTAGCCCAGCACGCTGACGGCGACAATTCCGAGTGCCGCGCCCAGGAACCGGAGCCTGTTATCCCGCGATCCGATCAATTCATTGAGCCCATAGCCCGCTGACAGGCACATCGGCAGTAGAAAGCTGAGCGCGAGCCACGGCGTCTTGTACGGAATTATCGAATATGCCGCAAAGAGGCCAAAGCTCCAGAATCCCGCGAAGATCGCAAAACGATGCTTTGCCTTGACCCAAGCGACCAGGGCGCCGAGCAGCGAGAGGATCAGGATCGCCGACTCGATCTTCATTCCCCATTTGATGTAACCGGTCCAGCCGTGCATCGTATGGTCGCGGCTGCCGGTCTTTGTCCAGACGGCATACGCCTCAAAGGCCTTCTTCCAGCCTTCTGCGTAGGTAAAGAACGACGTAAAGAACAGAACGCAGAGATATACAAAAGTGATGATGACTGCGGTTGCGATCATGATCAGGTTGCGGTTGTCGCCAAGCGCGGCTCGGAAGCTGCCCCAGGTGAGCGCGGACGGTTCGACGATATCCGATTCGTTTGAGCTCCGTTGAGCAAAGAGGAAGATCAGCCATGCAGCTACGGCAGCCGCTATCATACCGACGATACCGACAAAAACAAACGTCTCCGGCGGGCGTCCCGTCGGCATGAACGTATCAAACAGCCATTTATAGGCGTCGCCAAACATCCCTGATAGAAACAGGAAAATGACCGCGAGGCCCGTCACGGCGAGGGTGAGATTGAACCTGTTCCTGTCCAGCGTTGCATCCGGCATTATGCGCCGCCAGATCCAGACACTGACACACGCGATCAGCATGGTGCCGAGCGTAATGAACGCCGTTTCCTTTGTCGCGAAGAACATTGCCACGGATGCCGACGCGAGGATCATGTAGATCGGCCGCCCATTATCCCAACTAAGCAGCCATTTGATCACGAGATAGGTCAGGACCGCTTCGACGATAAAGAAGAGTATCGCAAAGCCCCAGAGGGCTGCTGAACTATCACCGCCGAGAAATGTAGAGAGCTTTACCGTCGAGGGCGCGTAGCAGACCAGCAGGATCAGTGCTGTCCATGCGATAGCGTAAATGCCCACCCGCTGCTTTTCGACAAAATAGACCACCGCGACCGCGAGAGCGAGGCCGAGGAACACAAAGAATATCTCGTGAATAAAGTAACGGGAAATAAAGACCATTCCCGGCGATATCGCGAGAAAGAGTGCGGCCATGAGGCTGCCGACGCGGCCGAGATAGCGTTTGAGGAAGAAAGCCAGCGCGACCATCAGCACGCCAAAGATCGCCATGCTTGCCCGCACGGGAATGGTCTCGAGGCCAAACACCTTGGCAAACGCCAGCGAGATGTAATACAGCGATGGGCCGTGATAGTTTGTCGGGTCGTAGCGATATGTGCCGTCGAGAAATAGAGTTCGCAGGAAGAAGCCGTTCACGCCCTCGTCGTGGTGGAACGGCTTTAGGCTGAGCTGCCAAAAGCGTAAGAAGATCGAGATCAGAGTAATCACTCCGGCTGCGACGAACCAACGCTGGTCGGTCAGCCATTCGTCAACCGAGCGGAAAGCGGCCGGCTGCCGTTTTGGCTTCTGTGGTGGAACTGCGGCCTGCGACGTTTGCTCTGCCGCGACTACACGCGGCTGTCCGGATGGTTTTTTGCCTTTCTTTTTCTTGCTCATTTGACCTTATATACCCGATACTGGCCGGCCTCGGCCACGAGCGGATATTTTTTGAAGAATTCCTCGTTCGCCTTGAGAGTGTTCTTTTCCTCGGGCGACACAAGCACGTAATCGATATTGTATTGGCGAAGCAGCATCTCAGATACTCCGCCGCCCTCGTAGATGCGTTTGACATCTGCCTCACGGGCGAAAGCGTTGATGCCGTGCGAAAACAGGTGACCTGTATAGCGCATTAGTGACTGGCGTCCGGTCAGCACGATCGGGGTATTGTAGATCGGAGCGTTTAGGAATAACGCAGTGTTTTCGGTCTTTTGCCTGATCTGGTCGGCCACCCGGACAGCATCCGGTTCGAAGACGCGCGTTTTCACAGTGCCCGCCGTGGTCCGCCAAACGTCCAGGCCACCGGCAAATGTCAGCGAAACAAGCAAAATGACAGCGATGACCTTCGTCACGGCCGCTTTTTGCCATAGCCACGCGATCGCAAACGAGATAAAGATGATCGAGCCGATATGCCAATAGATCAATATCTTGATATTGTCCCAGACCCAAGGAGCGAGCTTCGCGGTGTTGCCGAGAACAAATAGGAACGCGAACGGGATATAAAAAAGTAATAGTGGCACCGGATCGACCGGTGTCGCCGTCGCACTTTTCGTTTTCTTGTCCGGCTCGCCCGAAGCGATTTTGCCGCTGCCCCAATACCAGAGTGCAAGTCCCGCGAGCAGCAACGGTATGGTCAGGCTCGTATTTTTGAACCAAAACCAGAAGAAGTTGTCATTTCGCTTATCCCAACCGAATTCCCAGCCGAAAAAGCTCGTTGTGTCGCTTGCACTGCCGGTCATCGTCCACGCGAGCAGCGGAACGGCGACGATCGCGACACCGACGCCGAACGTGATCCACTCGACCCAGCGCGCGGGCCGCAGCACGAACAGGAAAGCCGTCACGATAAAGAGCACTGCCAGGCTGTGCAGGTGAATCAGCGGCAGTGTGCCGGCCAGCAGGCCAACTGTGAAGGTAGAAAAGGGGAACTGTGAAAATGTGAAAAAGTCGGCGAAGGGACCCTTTTCACTCTTTCCCTCCTTCACATTTTCACCAATAAAGATCTTCCACAACACGCCCAGAACCAACACCACAAGCGGCAAGCCGAGCAGCATGCTCCGCTGAGTGATAAACAGGACTACCAGCGAATTTCCCCAGCGAAACTGTTCGCCGATCGTATAGTCGCGCGGAAGGGCAGAGAGCACGCTGATAATACCCTTACCCGACGTATCAACGTCGCCGAGGAACCACAGGAATCCGAGTCCGCCGCTAAGAAAGAGCAATGCCGGAGCGATGCGTCCCGCGAGCTTGTTTGCCGTCACGCGGGCAACGAACCGCTCGAGCAGAACGAAGAGCGAGAATGTCCAGAGGACGTTCTGCGTGACAATGGCGTCGCGGTAGCTTACGCCCAACTTTACGAAGCAGGCCGAGATAAAGTCGGTGATGAACGGATACGCGTACTTCGCCCCGGCCCAGATCGGATTGTCAGGCGGGAACTTTGCGGCCTCGCTAAAGCCGAGTATCGCTCCGATGTGGTAGGGCAGATCACCGAGATTCTGTGAGCCGCCGGTAAAGATGCCTTCACTCGTCTGATAGACGGTCTGGCCAAAAAAGAACCAAAAGAGCAGAAAAAAGAAGGCGTAGTAGATAAAGCCAAGGGCCTTTCTAAGATTTGCACCGTCGAGCCTACCCTTCGCCTTGTCGCGGTCGTGTTTGAACCGTTTTGCAGTATCTCGATATCTGATCAGGAAGAACAGGGCCGACGTAACCGCGAGGGCCGCGACTACGGAGACCGCGCTGAATCCGACAGCATACGAGATAGCGAATGCCGCGATCCCAAAGACGGCCGAACCGGCCACGCAGCCGGCTGCGAGCCGCCAGAGCAGTGGCTCGTCGTCGGCGATCAAATACGTCAGCATCATTCCCGCCGACGCGATCAGCAAAAGGAGCAGCAGCGATACCAGCATAAATAAGCGAGCGGGGCTAATAGATAACTTACTTTAGTTTGCTGAAAAAACGCAATGAACCCGGATGTAGCGGGCGTGGTATAGTCCGTCATATCAATGGAATTAGACAACGAACTCCTCAACAATGCGCTCGAACTCGTAACCGAATGGGGTGAGAATTTTCGCAAACCGATCCACGACCGCATCCGACGGACGCATCCGTACCTGAGTGATGCAGAGATCGATGAACTGACTGCGATAGCACGACGCGTCGAGAGCCGCATCTACGCACTTGCCGAGGATGAAATGGCAGACAAGATATCGGAACAGGAGATCATGCCGGCGGCAATGCGTGAGTTTCCATGGCTCGACACGAAGAACGCGGCACGGCTGAAAAATATCGGAATGTATTACGCCCGCCGATAGAACCTCCCCGCCTTTCACTTTTCCACTTTTTCCCTGTAATATTAGGTCTTTTGGCCTCACGGGCCGAATCACAACCTTATGCTTCAAGCCGGTATCGTTGGCATGCCCAACGTCGGAAAATCCACACTCTTTAATGCCCTGACCGCTCAGGAGGCGGCGCTTGCGGCCAACTATCCTTTCGCGACGATCGAACCCAATGTCGGCGTGGTTGCCGTGCCTGATGAACGCCTCGCGGTGCTCGAAAAGATCCACAACGCGCAAAAGCAAGTGCCCGCGACCGTCGAATTCCTCGACATCGCCGGCCTCGTT is a genomic window of Chloracidobacterium sp. containing:
- a CDS encoding glycosyltransferase family 39 protein, with the protein product MSKKKKGKKPSGQPRVVAAEQTSQAAVPPQKPKRQPAAFRSVDEWLTDQRWFVAAGVITLISIFLRFWQLSLKPFHHDEGVNGFFLRTLFLDGTYRYDPTNYHGPSLYYISLAFAKVFGLETIPVRASMAIFGVLMVALAFFLKRYLGRVGSLMAALFLAISPGMVFISRYFIHEIFFVFLGLALAVAVVYFVEKQRVGIYAIAWTALILLVCYAPSTVKLSTFLGGDSSAALWGFAILFFIVEAVLTYLVIKWLLSWDNGRPIYMILASASVAMFFATKETAFITLGTMLIACVSVWIWRRIMPDATLDRNRFNLTLAVTGLAVIFLFLSGMFGDAYKWLFDTFMPTGRPPETFVFVGIVGMIAAAVAAWLIFLFAQRSSNESDIVEPSALTWGSFRAALGDNRNLIMIATAVIITFVYLCVLFFTSFFTYAEGWKKAFEAYAVWTKTGSRDHTMHGWTGYIKWGMKIESAILILSLLGALVAWVKAKHRFAIFAGFWSFGLFAAYSIIPYKTPWLALSFLLPMCLSAGYGLNELIGSRDNRLRFLGAALGIVAVSVLGYQTYQLNFVKYDNDEMPYVYAHTRREFLDLINEIARYADKSGKGKDAQIEIVSPDYWPMTWYVKDYGKAYFQGRPVDASTAEMIVAKKGDQDSIVAQKYATHYKFAGVYPLRPGVDLMLLVRNDLAETSALDLSKIPEYKKP